The Delphinus delphis chromosome 10, mDelDel1.2, whole genome shotgun sequence genome includes a region encoding these proteins:
- the LOC132432668 gene encoding BOLA class I histocompatibility antigen, alpha chain BL3-7: MAPRALLLLLTGALALTETWAGSRSLRYFYTGVSRPGRGEPRFIVVGYVDDTQFVRFDSDAPNPREEPRAPWVEQEGPEYWDRNTRIYKDAAQNFRASLNNLRGYYNQSEAGSHTLQRMYGCDVGPDGRLLRGYSQYAYDGADYLALNEDLRSWTAADAAAQISKNKFEEAGVAEHYRNYAEGRCVEGLLRYLENGKDTLQRADPPKTHVTHHPISDREVTLRCWALGFYPKEISLTWQRDGEDQTQDMELVETRPSGDRTFQKWAALVVPSGEEQRYTCHVQHEGLQEPLTLRWEPPQPTIAIIGLIVGLVLLVVTGAVVAGAVIWRKKHSGEKGGSYAQAANSDSAQGSDVSLTDPKV, encoded by the exons ATGGCACCGCGAGCCCTCCTTCTGCTCCTCACGGGGGCCCTGGCCCTGACCGAGACCTGGGCGG gctcCCGCTCCCTGAGGTATTTCTACACCGGGGTGTCCCGGCCCGGCCGCGGGGAGCCCCGCTTCATCGTCGTCGGCTACGTGGACGACACGCAGTTCGTGCGGTTCGACAGCGACGCCCCGAATCCGAGGGAAGAGCCGCGGGCGCCGTGGGTGGAGCAGGAGGGGCCGGAGTACTGGGATCGGAACACGCGGATCTACAAGGACGCCGCACAGAATTTCCGAGCGAGCCTGAACAACCTGCGCGGCTACTACAACCAGAGCGAGGCCG GGTCTCACACCCTCCAGCGGATGTACGGCTGCGACGTGGGGCCGGACGGTCGCCTCCTCCGCGGGTACAGCCAGTACGCCTACGACGGCGCCGATTACCTCGCCCTGAACGAGGACCTGCGCTCCTGGACCGCGGCCGACGCGGCGGCTCAGATCTCCAAGAACAAGTTTGAGGAGGCCGGTGTTGCGGAGCACTACAGGAACTACGCGGAGGGCAGGTGTGTGGAGGGGCTCCTCAGATACCTGGAGAACGGGAAGGACACGCTGCAGCGCGCAG ACCCTCCAAAGACACACGTGACCCACCACCCCATCTCTGACCGTGAGGTCACCCTGaggtgctgggccctgggcttcTACCCTAAGGAGATCTCACTGACCTGGCAGCGTGATGGGGAGGATCAGACCCAGGACATGGAGCTTGTGGAGACCAGGCCTTCAGGAGACAGAACCTTCCAGAAGTGGGCGGCCCTGGTGGTGCCTTCTGGAGAGGAGCAGAGATACACGTGCCACGTGCAGCACGAGGGGCTTCAGGAGCCCCTCACCCTGAGATGGG AACCTCCTCAGCCCACCATCGCCATCATAGGCCTCATTGTTGGCCTGGTTCTCTTGGTGGTCACTGGAGCCGTGGTGGCTGGAGCTGTGATCTGGAGGAAGAAGCACTCAG GTGAAAAAGGGGGGAGCTACGCTCAGGCTGCAA ACAGTGACAGTGCTCAGGGCTCTGATGTGTCTCTCACGGATCCTAAAG TGTGA